One window of Verrucomicrobiia bacterium genomic DNA carries:
- a CDS encoding sugar nucleotide-binding protein produces the protein MSSIVALAGATGYVGQVFAAELKRRGHTCIPLTRKEVDYTRFDRLLNFLQERKPDFLVNAAGYTGKPNVDACETAKADTLAGNTLLPQTMAHACAAAGVPWGHVSSGCIYSGAKIVENGSVRAEKDLTLPVLRRLVEQSPEKVRGFTEDDAPNFSFRDSPCSFYSGTKALGEEAMANTGQSYVWRLRIPFDEFDSPRNYLSKVQRYSKVYDNVNSISHRLDFVRACLDTWELRAPFGTYNVTNPGFVTTRQVVELLEKILKPDRKFEFWESDEEFYKVAAKTPRSNCVLDISKLLNAGVKIRPVVDALEDSLNRWTPEK, from the coding sequence ATGAGCTCAATTGTTGCACTCGCCGGCGCGACCGGCTATGTCGGCCAGGTTTTCGCCGCTGAACTCAAACGCCGCGGACACACCTGTATTCCGCTGACCCGCAAGGAGGTCGATTACACCCGGTTCGATCGGCTCCTGAATTTCCTGCAGGAACGCAAACCGGATTTCCTGGTGAACGCCGCTGGATACACGGGAAAACCGAATGTCGATGCTTGCGAAACTGCAAAAGCCGACACCCTTGCCGGGAATACGCTGCTGCCGCAAACGATGGCGCACGCCTGCGCCGCCGCGGGCGTTCCCTGGGGACATGTGTCTTCAGGCTGCATTTATTCAGGAGCGAAGATCGTTGAAAACGGAAGCGTCCGCGCCGAAAAGGACCTCACCCTTCCCGTGCTGCGGCGCCTGGTTGAGCAATCCCCCGAAAAGGTCCGCGGGTTTACCGAGGACGACGCGCCCAACTTTTCCTTCCGCGACAGCCCATGCAGTTTCTACAGCGGCACCAAGGCCCTGGGTGAAGAGGCCATGGCAAACACCGGCCAGAGCTACGTCTGGCGGCTGCGCATTCCCTTTGATGAGTTCGACAGCCCCCGCAATTATCTCAGCAAGGTTCAGCGCTACTCCAAGGTTTACGACAACGTGAACTCGATCTCGCACCGGCTCGATTTCGTCCGAGCCTGCCTGGATACCTGGGAATTGCGCGCACCGTTTGGCACCTACAATGTCACCAATCCCGGATTCGTGACGACGCGACAGGTGGTTGAACTGCTGGAGAAAATCCTGAAGCCAGACCGCAAATTCGAGTTTTGGGAAAGCGATGAGGAATTCTACAAAGTCGCTGCCAAGACTCCGCGATCCAACTGCGTCCTCGACATTTCCAAGCTGTTGAACGCCGGCGTGAAGATACGCCCGGTCGTCGACGCCCTCGAGGATTCCCTGAATCGTTGGACCCCTGAGAAGTAA